The Manihot esculenta cultivar AM560-2 chromosome 17, M.esculenta_v8, whole genome shotgun sequence genome contains the following window.
GTATTTCTTTAACGCAGGCTTAAGGAAAATAAGTGTTGCTCAGTTAGTTGGCAAAATCAGAATGCATGGAAGTTGTTATAGATTGCGCATGTTTCATATCTCCTTTGACCAGTTTAATTTTGTTCTAACTTGAACTGGTTTTGCGTGTTCCCTATGAGTAACAGAATGATACAACATTGCATCATGATGGTTCTTTTATTAGGAGTTCCTTGAGACAATTTTTCTGATAAAATTCATTTTGGTTTGATCATGCCTTATTTTCCAAAAGTTCTGAATAACTGTTTCCTCGTAATGCTGTTTATTAAGAATTGCATCATCAAACAAGATATATTATATGCACCTTGAAGTTTATGTGGGTAACTAGAATCAAGATTCtatatttcttttgtttcttcaaTTCATAATGAGTTTGTGAAGAAATCAGGTCAAACAAAATTATATGGatcatattatttttaacagGACATCTGAATGTAGCCTTTATTTGATGCTTGCACACTGTATACTGTTAAGCCTAATCTCCTTTTACACTGCTGCAGGCAGAGTTCTTAAAAGCTGATATTGAAGATGAGTACAAGGTCATTAGGAAGGAAGCAAGGAATGCCCTTGTGGAACTTGCTAAGAATGAATACTATAGAATCCTGGTCATAGAGGAAGGTCTGGTTCCTGTCCCACTGATTGGTGCTGATGCTTATAGGTCATTTACTCCAGCATTGCATTCGTGGCCTAGTTTACCTGATGGTACAAAGATTGAACGTACCTATCGGGGCCCTTCTCGGTTTGGTGCTTCTGAGTTGCTTCTTGGATTAAATATTGATGACAAGGATGCAAATATAGAGCAAGCAAAGATGGAAGCAATAATTGGTCGGTCTAAGCAACAATTTCTTGCCCGTTCTGGGGCTATAGAATTGGAAGATGCAAAATCATCTGAAACTGAAATATCTACTAATCATCAATTTACACTTTTGACTTGGATGGATGGTGTGGCTAGATTAGTTCTCATACTTGAATTGGAAGATGAGTTGGCCATATCTAGAGCTGCAAATTCGATTGCTGATGCATCTATTAATGAACATATACGAAATTCATTCAAGGAAGCTGGAGCAATCAAACATTTAATTCGGCTGCTAAATCATAAGAATAATGCTATCAGACTTGCTGTTATTGGCGCTTTGGAAAGATTGTCTATCAGGTACTGTTGGTAGTTCCCTtgtttcaaatctctttggatcTGGAGTTCTATTGGGAAATGCCTTTTTAGTTTTCTAGCATTATTGTCAGTTTGTTCAAATTACAAGGTCATGGTCACTGAGTAATTGCTAGTTCAATtgtgtataaatatatatttattataaaagttATTAGTCGACACTTTTGCTATAAGTTTCTGACTAAAAGATAGCAGAGCCAAGGAAAACAGTGCTGGAGGGTGCATTTGTTTTTCAGTTGTCACAGGGACCTTTATGTTGTATCGCTTTTGATGCTAGGGGCAGTTAATTTGTCAAGTTAATATTACATCTTAGCTGTTGCATTCTTGATGTGATACTAAAATATTTtggttataaattttttaatgcagTAATGGTGTCTGTCAAACAATTGAAGCTGAAGGTGTTATGTATCCATTGATTAACATCTTAAAGGACTCAGAGACATCTGAAATTATAATGGAGaaggttttattattattttttttttgtttttggtttGCTTTTcaacttaaattttataaatgatgATTCTGATTTGGTATTTGATTATAGAAAATGCTGCAATGCAGGCCTTGAATTTACTATATCGAATCTTAGACCCTAGCAAACAAATGAAATCAATGGTAAATCTGTGGTTTTTTCAGCATAATCATGCGGTTTACATATGCAAAAGCTTACCAGGTATTCTGATGCATTCCAGTTTTATAATGGACCAgtaaatggatctaaaagagaGTTAGATTCAGCAAGAGGCTTGGATACTTCCACTGGATTAACTACGAAAAGTGATGAAAATCCAATGTCATTGATAAATACCAGGTAATCTTCTTTTATGTATGTATAATTTGAGGGACAGATTTATTgttttctgtctactctttgCAAATGCTGTTATGTTATCTTGTAGGTATATTAGATGATGCAAATATTTATAGATGGGCAATGTCCCATTACTTATTGTTGACTGATTCATTGCATGTTAAAAATTCTTGGCTAACTTCAATTGTAGAATTCTCTCGAATACTTGTCTTGCTTGCCAAATGTTTTATGATTAGAAAAGGAAAAATTCAGAATTACAGTACCTTTTTTTCCCTCCTTTGTCGGCTATGGCAGTTTGTCCATAACATTTTCCTTGGTAGTTATAACAGAAATGCTTTAAAAGGCTTCTTCCATGCTCCTTAAATATTTTACATGGTAAGAAGTTGTCTAGGATAATTGGTGTTGTGATCGTCATGGAATTAATTCCTTGATGCTTTTTGTTACTAGTTGGCAGCtgtaattatttgtttttttctattttacctTTCCATGTAAAAGGAGAATAATGGCCATTTGTTGGTACTTTAGTGGGGCTTGTGTAAAGGAACATAACCAATACTCATCTGTTGGGGGGTTCATAATTAAATTttgcaaaaataatatatagcgCACTACAACATTAGATACATATCAGCCGTATGCCAAATCATTGCAGGATGTTTATTTCTATGAATAATTTACAGTTTTTTCTTATGTTGGAGCCAAGTTCTGTGTTGGATTATATATGTCAGCAATCTGAACTGAAATTTGCTTTGACCTTCGGCGCAACTTGCAACTATTGCAGACAAGATGTGCTGGATGAAGCCATTGTGGTTCGCCTCGTTGAGATGCTGAGGCACTCATCCTCGAATTTACAAAGAAAAGCGGCTTCAATCCTTGATTTTTTGACAAGTATTGAAGGAAGTGTGGACATGATCATCTCAGCAAATATTGAATCTGGTCTGGATGCTGTTTTCCAACGAAAAATATTGAGCGGTATGTCACCTGACTCTCGTAAGAgctaaatttcataaatattgTATTGTTGAATATATTAAACTATAAAGGCTGCAGTTGAAATTGGAATTGGAGATGAAAAAAATTGCACATATTATTATCTTAGATGCTGCTCATGACTGAATCCGAGCCTAGGATACTGTGGATTGGTTATATACTGGCTTCAACCAGTGGTTCAGTTTTCAACACTACTAAATTACTTTGTAACTGCTGCAGAAGAGAGGAGAAGTATATTAATGGCTTTTTCTTTGCTTGCACCTTGCTTCATTATTTCCTTCATTACATTACTATATCTATCATGTATTAAGTTGGAAGTATTATATATCGATTATTTTAATGTTCGGCAGAAATAGATTCTGATGTAGAAAATCAGCAGCCAGAAGTGTATGCCCTTCAACTTGAAGAAGCTGGTCTTGCAATATCTGCAGCATCTCGGTTACTCACAAAGCTTCTTGATTCGGATCAGTTTTGTCGCACTATCAATTCCCCCCATTTCACCAGATTGCTACGAAGAATCTTGAAGTCGAACATCCCTCTTCATTACAAGGACTGGGTTGCTGCTTGTCTAGTGAAGCTCAGTTCGACACACGGTCCTACTCCGAGCCTAGAATTAGATAATCCAATCAACATGGAAGTAACTCTTTACGAGACCATCCCGAGATTAATAGAGCAGATAAAATCCAGTTTCTCCCCAGATGTGCAGGAAGCTGCCGTAGTAGAACTCAACAGAATAATTTCGGAGGGCGTGGTAGATGCTACTCGAGCCGTTTCGTCTGCAGGGGGAATATTTCCATTGGTGGAGCTTATAGGAGGAGGAAGTGAGAGGGCTGTTGAAGCTGCAATTTCAATCCTTTATAATCTGAGCATGGATAATGAAAATCATTCAGCAATTATGGGTGCCGGAGCAGTGTCAGCTCTGAGGAAGATTATTTTGTCACAAAGGCCGCAGTGGAAGCGAGCGCTGCATTTGCTGAGAACTTTGCCTACATGATTTTCTTTTGACATTGAAGGCAAttggattaaataataaaaacagcAAAAACAATGTAATAGAGATTTCGATAGTGAtagtttctttctttttattattttagttttctATTGTGGGGATAAAATtgtattttctctttattaattttaaaaaataatataaatatttagaaatcCACacctattaaaaataataaaaaagagtaAATAAATAGAGGGAGAGAGAATTCCGTGATGGTCGGCTATTAtagttgtgttttttttttctcagttttttttaatatatcacGAAAAGttagaaaatgaaaagagagagagagagataggcTGGCACATAACAGAGTGCTTAGCTGGAGAACTATAATTACGTGTacatttatgtttattattatttttaaataatttaatgaaactcgaatttaaatatttttttaaaaaaacctaCAGTagttaagttaaaaaaatataaaataattagtacTTATTAAGTGTTCTCTGTAACAATAAAAGATTAATTCAAGTGAGTGAAGAGGTTACATCctccaatttttaaaatttaaaatattttttaatataataaaattaataaatatttaaaaaaaataaaaaagactatatatatatatatatttattaacaaTAATGAAAAAGATTagactaaaaaaattaagaaaaatgatGACGCACCAAGATGGTGGGGCTACTGAAAGCCAAAACAAGGTGGGAAAACCTCTAGGAAAGCAAAGCATATTAGTTGTGCTTGTAACcaaattttcttaaataattaatttaatttattattattattatttaataaaaaaagccAACCAAAGAACGCATCCGCAGACTCCCGAGTTCCGAGTCTGGACGACTAGTCCTGCGTCGATCAACTCTCTCTCCTCCCAAGAAACACATTCAGAGACGACGGCCGCCGAGAGGCAGAGAGAAAAAGAGCTCTTATCATCATCACAGTGAGAGAGAATCTCGATAATCCTTTTTTTAGCCTCAGCAAGAGAAGCCGATCTGACGCTCTCTTATTATAATTGACATTCACTCGACCAATTTACTATAAAGAAATGGGGACGCTTCAGACTTGGAGAAAAGCCTATGGCGCTCTCAAAGACTCCACCAAAGTCGGTCTCGCTCATGTCAATAGCGATTATGCGGTAtctgattttattttcttttaatttcccACCATTTTTAGACATTCATAAATATCTCTTCCCCTTTTCATGGATTTAGATTTTTGGGTTCTTTTTTTTAGGAATTGGATGTCGCTATTGTCAAAGCAACCAATCACGTCGAGTGTCCACCCAAAGAGAGGCATCTTAGAagtcagtttttatattttttttccttaaatttGATGGGCAGATccattttttctgtttttattaAGGGATGGATTTATTTGTTAGTGTTCTTAGAGAATTCTGATTGCTTGTTGCAGAAATCTTGGTTGCCACGTCAGCGATTCGTCCTCGTGCTGATGTTGCTTATTGTATTCATGCTCTTTCCCGCCGATTGGCCAAAACCCATAATTGGACGGTACTTGTTTCAATGTTGAATTTGTATAGTTTTAGTGGCATTTGATACTTCTTTATTTAATTGGATCTGTATTTAATTGAATTCTGctgcttatatatatatatatatatatatatatatatatatatatatggtttCTTGTTGATTTATATTAGGAAGTAGTTATGAAAGTTAAGACCATGGAGACTTGTAAGTTGTAAGTGAAGTCTGCACTGTGACATTTGAATGTTTTCTTTATGATTCACAAGCTTCAGTTTGCGTATTATGAGCTTTTATAGCAATAGTAACTGGAGCCGCACATTTAAGTAATTAAACTAGTTTTACACATTTCTCTTGTCTTCTTATGAATTGATACATTGGATGCTGTCATTTTAGAGAGCCCCATTAGAACTGGGATTTCTATCATTGGGATTAATTCTTGCTTTGTATACAAGCCTTTGTGGCTGCTCTAACTGTTCTAGCCCACATGATTATATAATTCTTTTGGAGCAAAAAAAGTATAGACTGCTGAGATATTGATAATACATAAAAGCTTAATCTTGAaaccatatatatatacaagctTGTGATACATATATACCTGCTTTTTTTTTAACAGGTAGCGTTGAAAACATTGATTGTCATCCATAGATTATTAAGAGAGGGTGATCATACTTTCAGAGAAGAACTACTTAATTTCTCACAGAGAGGACGCATTCTCCAACTTTCTAACTTCAAGGATGATTCAAGTCCTATTGGTACTTTTATGCTTCATGTCTTCCTTTTTAAACTTCTTTATTGGCATCTGGCTTCTTTAGTTGAACATGAccatattagtttttttttttt
Protein-coding sequences here:
- the LOC110605189 gene encoding uncharacterized protein LOC110605189 isoform X1, which produces MIATTIPTHFSLKPSYLRHPPLGTRIEVTATVRRTRRKHSASWCVATHFHITGNHTNFKLKSCSFSRVPTRVCSDGGATPQQDRKIEERNHNSSSSSFGDGYVALFIRMLGLDNDPLDRKQAIVALWKYSLGGKKCIDNIMQFQGCINLTINLLSSETSSTCEAAAGLLRSVSSINSYRDVVAESGAIEEITGLLSQPGLTSEVKEQSICTLWNLSVDEKLRVKIANNDIVPLLIKSLEDEDIKVKEAAGGVLANLALTSSNHSIMVEAGVIPKLAEFLKADIEDEYKVIRKEARNALVELAKNEYYRILVIEEGLVPVPLIGADAYRSFTPALHSWPSLPDGTKIERTYRGPSRFGASELLLGLNIDDKDANIEQAKMEAIIGRSKQQFLARSGAIELEDAKSSETEISTNHQFTLLTWMDGVARLVLILELEDELAISRAANSIADASINEHIRNSFKEAGAIKHLIRLLNHKNNAIRLAVIGALERLSISNGVCQTIEAEGVMYPLINILKDSETSEIIMEKALNLLYRILDPSKQMKSMFYNGPVNGSKRELDSARGLDTSTGLTTKSDENPMSLINTRQDVLDEAIVVRLVEMLRHSSSNLQRKAASILDFLTSIEGSVDMIISANIESGLDAVFQRKILSEIDSDVENQQPEVYALQLEEAGLAISAASRLLTKLLDSDQFCRTINSPHFTRLLRRILKSNIPLHYKDWVAACLVKLSSTHGPTPSLELDNPINMEVTLYETIPRLIEQIKSSFSPDVQEAAVVELNRIISEGVVDATRAVSSAGGIFPLVELIGGGSERAVEAAISILYNLSMDNENHSAIMGAGAVSALRKIILSQRPQWKRALHLLRTLPT
- the LOC110605189 gene encoding uncharacterized protein LOC110605189 isoform X2, whose product is MIATTIPTHFSLKPSYLRHPPLGTRIEVTATVRRTRRKHSASWCVATHFHITGNHTNFKLKSCSFSRVPTRVCSDGGATPQQDRKIEERNHNSSSSSFGDGYVALFIRMLGLDNDPLDRKQAIVALWKYSLGGKKCIDNIMQFQGCINLTINLLSSETSSTCEAAAGLLRSVSSINSYRDVVAESGAIEEITGLLSQPGLTSEVKEQSICTLWNLSVDEKLRVKIANNDIVPLLIKSLEDEDIKVKEAAGGVLANLALTSSNHSIMVEAGVIPKLAEFLKADIEDEYKVIRKEARNALVELAKNEYYRILVIEEGLVPVPLIGADAYRSFTPALHSWPSLPDGTKIERTYRGPSRFGASELLLGLNIDDKDANIEQAKMEAIIGRSKQQFLARSGAIELEDAKSSETEISTNHQFTLLTWMDGVARLVLILELEDELAISRAANSIADASINEHIRNSFKEAGAIKHLIRLLNHKNNAIRLAVIGALERLSISNGVCQTIEAEGVMYPLINILKDSETSEIIMEKALNLLYRILDPSKQMKSMFYNGPVNGSKRELDSARGLDTSTGLTTKSDENPMSLINTRQDVLDEAIVVRLVEMLRHSSSNLQRKAASILDFLTSIEGSVDMIISANIESGLDAVFQRKILSDSDVENQQPEVYALQLEEAGLAISAASRLLTKLLDSDQFCRTINSPHFTRLLRRILKSNIPLHYKDWVAACLVKLSSTHGPTPSLELDNPINMEVTLYETIPRLIEQIKSSFSPDVQEAAVVELNRIISEGVVDATRAVSSAGGIFPLVELIGGGSERAVEAAISILYNLSMDNENHSAIMGAGAVSALRKIILSQRPQWKRALHLLRTLPT